A single Zootoca vivipara chromosome 1, rZooViv1.1, whole genome shotgun sequence DNA region contains:
- the GSKIP gene encoding GSK3B-interacting protein isoform X1: MWCFPAPPTRYFFRDGTPGCAGGCLPEPARVGPVPVYSHLGNSSGINLNKVNKNKSCFEMGVGGQEMYVYGVKLESRWNGLYNKESSSPFISTPPESDVCLIQPKKRMEMDYNSMDLSNNTGVEDNSEFKDFEGTDVKDMRLEAEAVVNDVLFAVSNMFVSKSLPCAEDVAYINVETRERNRYCLELTEAGLRVVGYAFDQVDDSVQNPYHETVYSLLDSVSPAYREAFGNALLQRLEALKSDGQS; encoded by the exons ATGTGGTGCTTCCCTGCTCCCCCCACACGATATTTTTTTCGAGATGGCACCCCTGGGTGCGCGGGTGGGTGCTTGCCTGAACCCGCGAGAGTTGGTCCTGTTCCTGTGTATAGTCACTTAGGCAACTCATCAGGCATAAACTTGAACAAAGTGAACAAAAATAAATCCTGTTttgagatgggggtgggtgggcaggagatgTATGTCTACGGGGTAAAGCTGGAAAGCAGGTGGAATGGACTGTACAACAAGGAATCTTCATCACCATTTATTTCTACGCCACCCGAATCAGATGTCTGTCTTATCCAACCTAAGAAACG aatggagatggactacaattccatggaCCTATCCAATAACACAGGGGTTGAAGACAATTCTGAATTCAAGGATTTTGAAGGAACAGACGTGAAGGACATGAGATTAGAAGCGGAAGCTGTTGTGAATGATGTGTTGTTTGCTGTGAGCAACATGTTTGTCTCTAAAAGCCTCCCATGCGCAGAAGATGTGGCGTACATCAACGTGGAAACTAGGGAAAGGAACAGATATTGCCTAGAGCTCACAGAAGCAGGACTTAGG GTGGTTGGCTATGCTTTCGACCAGGTGGATGACAGCGTGCAAAATCCCTATCATGAGACTGTCTACTCTCTGTTGGACTCTGTTAGCCCAGCGTATCGAGAAGCATTTGGAAATGCTTTGCTACAAAGACTAGAGGCTTTGAAAAGTGATGGACAATCATGA
- the GSKIP gene encoding GSK3B-interacting protein isoform X2, which yields MEMDYNSMDLSNNTGVEDNSEFKDFEGTDVKDMRLEAEAVVNDVLFAVSNMFVSKSLPCAEDVAYINVETRERNRYCLELTEAGLRVVGYAFDQVDDSVQNPYHETVYSLLDSVSPAYREAFGNALLQRLEALKSDGQS from the exons atggagatggactacaattccatggaCCTATCCAATAACACAGGGGTTGAAGACAATTCTGAATTCAAGGATTTTGAAGGAACAGACGTGAAGGACATGAGATTAGAAGCGGAAGCTGTTGTGAATGATGTGTTGTTTGCTGTGAGCAACATGTTTGTCTCTAAAAGCCTCCCATGCGCAGAAGATGTGGCGTACATCAACGTGGAAACTAGGGAAAGGAACAGATATTGCCTAGAGCTCACAGAAGCAGGACTTAGG GTGGTTGGCTATGCTTTCGACCAGGTGGATGACAGCGTGCAAAATCCCTATCATGAGACTGTCTACTCTCTGTTGGACTCTGTTAGCCCAGCGTATCGAGAAGCATTTGGAAATGCTTTGCTACAAAGACTAGAGGCTTTGAAAAGTGATGGACAATCATGA